The following proteins come from a genomic window of Helicobacter canadensis MIT 98-5491:
- the nadA gene encoding quinolinate synthase NadA → MKARIKELQKKLDVLLVAHFYQRDEIVEIADLIGDSLELARKSSQSKNQNVVFCGVGFMGQSVKILAPKKRVFMPKIACCSMARMIDDTYFDKSIEKLKEYGIETIFPVTYINSNAEVKAKVAELDGVVCTSANAAKIMDYALKHNKKIFFLPDRCLGQNLASQNGLKSAVLGLDSKEKILDADIICYDGFCSVHQLFTAEDVDFYRQKYPDILVAVHPECTPEVVQKADFVGSTSQIIQYVQNLDPAQRVVVGTEFNLVNRLRKPYNGIQNTFVLSSTKPECPTMNETTLQDVLNVLEALDKGEAYNEILLKEEVAIKAKRALEKMLELS, encoded by the coding sequence ATGAAAGCAAGAATCAAAGAATTGCAAAAGAAGCTTGATGTATTGTTAGTGGCACATTTCTATCAACGCGATGAGATTGTAGAAATTGCAGATTTGATTGGGGATAGTTTGGAGTTGGCTAGAAAATCCTCCCAAAGCAAGAATCAAAATGTGGTGTTTTGTGGAGTTGGTTTTATGGGGCAGAGTGTGAAAATTCTAGCACCAAAAAAGCGTGTTTTTATGCCTAAAATTGCTTGTTGTTCAATGGCTAGAATGATTGATGATACTTATTTTGATAAATCTATTGAAAAATTAAAAGAATATGGCATTGAAACTATTTTTCCAGTAACTTATATTAATTCCAATGCAGAGGTTAAGGCAAAAGTGGCAGAGCTTGATGGAGTGGTTTGCACAAGTGCTAATGCAGCTAAAATTATGGATTATGCCCTCAAGCATAATAAAAAAATCTTTTTTTTGCCAGATAGGTGCTTGGGGCAGAATCTAGCTTCCCAAAATGGTTTAAAGAGTGCGGTTTTAGGGTTGGATTCAAAAGAGAAAATTTTAGATGCGGACATTATTTGTTATGATGGATTTTGTTCGGTTCATCAGCTTTTTACAGCAGAAGATGTGGATTTTTATCGGCAGAAATATCCTGATATTTTAGTAGCAGTGCATCCAGAATGCACTCCTGAGGTTGTGCAAAAGGCAGATTTTGTTGGTTCTACTAGTCAAATTATTCAATATGTGCAAAATTTAGATCCAGCACAAAGGGTTGTAGTAGGAACAGAATTTAATCTTGTAAATCGTTTAAGAAAACCCTATAATGGAATCCAAAATACCTTTGTGCTTTCTTCTACTAAGCCTGAATGTCCTACGATGAATGAAACAACTTTGCAAGATGTTTTGAATGTTTTAGAAGCTTTAGATAAGGGAGAAGCATACAATGAAATCTTGCTTAAAGAAGAGGTGGCAATCAAGGCTAAACGCGCTTTAGAAAAAATGTTGGAGCTTTCATAA
- a CDS encoding phosphatidylserine decarboxylase, translated as MHYTNLISRIFEKLSHFAFCPKIQFLINKAYVKLFKIDLEEFDTLQSYPTLDALFTRSLVKMRSFDKNQNVLISPCDGVVMESGVCKNNMAMQIKGKNYGLRDFIHQDLDEHYCFVNFYLSPRDYHRFHAPINLEVKKIELIEGMLLPVNERSLLKNENLFNKNKRVVLECQDDFGNAFYYVAIGALNVGKIQINVESEIVNLKMNKIYEYKKPIKIKKGEEIGCFHMGSTIVILSKNWEYDLKPREKVFFGQQIAKYKE; from the coding sequence TTGCATTACACGAATTTAATTTCACGAATTTTTGAAAAATTGTCTCATTTTGCCTTTTGTCCTAAGATACAATTTTTAATCAATAAGGCATATGTTAAATTATTCAAAATTGATTTAGAAGAATTTGATACCTTGCAGAGTTATCCCACACTTGATGCCCTTTTTACACGATCATTAGTTAAAATGCGAAGTTTTGATAAAAATCAAAATGTGTTAATATCTCCTTGTGATGGAGTGGTAATGGAGAGTGGAGTTTGTAAAAATAATATGGCAATGCAAATTAAAGGAAAAAATTATGGTTTGAGGGATTTTATTCATCAAGACTTGGATGAACATTATTGTTTTGTGAATTTTTATCTCTCTCCAAGAGATTATCATCGGTTTCACGCACCAATTAATTTGGAGGTCAAAAAAATTGAATTAATTGAAGGAATGCTTTTGCCGGTTAATGAAAGATCACTTTTAAAAAATGAGAATCTTTTTAATAAAAATAAAAGGGTGGTTTTGGAATGTCAAGATGATTTTGGTAATGCTTTTTATTATGTGGCAATTGGTGCTTTAAATGTGGGGAAAATTCAAATTAATGTAGAATCAGAAATTGTTAATCTTAAAATGAATAAAATTTATGAATATAAAAAGCCTATAAAAATTAAAAAAGGTGAAGAGATAGGTTGTTTTCATATGGGCTCAACGATTGTAATACTTTCCAAGAATTGGGAATATGATTTAAAGCCTAGAGAAAAAGTGTTTTTTGGACAACAAATTGCTAAATACAAGGAGTGA
- a CDS encoding arginyltransferase, with amino-acid sequence MEIFEILQSPKPCSYLEGIESKFRYFYIKQCSKEFYDLLLQRGWRRFGYYFFVPICQGCEECISIRQDCENFVFSKSQQRILKNPLKLKITRPKVSLEHLELYEKYHRIMQGKKGWQYQKSTLEIYYETFVQGYQDFGYEFDYYYEEKLVGVALVDILDNAISAVYCYYDHDFKKFSIGSYSILKQIAFAKEYNIKYLYPGYWIKDHHSMGYKEKFKPFEVLQNRPNLNEDSIWIKE; translated from the coding sequence ATGGAAATTTTTGAGATTCTCCAAAGCCCAAAACCTTGTAGCTATTTAGAGGGAATAGAATCTAAGTTTCGTTATTTTTATATTAAACAATGCAGTAAAGAATTTTATGATTTATTGTTACAGAGGGGCTGGAGGCGTTTTGGTTATTATTTTTTTGTGCCTATTTGTCAAGGCTGTGAAGAGTGTATTTCTATACGCCAAGATTGTGAAAATTTTGTTTTTTCAAAGTCCCAACAGAGAATCTTAAAGAATCCATTAAAGCTTAAAATTACAAGACCAAAAGTAAGTTTAGAACATTTGGAGCTTTATGAGAAATATCATAGGATAATGCAAGGTAAAAAGGGTTGGCAATACCAAAAGAGCACTTTAGAAATCTATTATGAAACTTTTGTGCAAGGCTATCAAGATTTTGGTTATGAATTTGATTATTACTATGAAGAAAAGCTAGTTGGAGTGGCGTTAGTTGATATTTTGGATAATGCAATTTCAGCAGTTTATTGTTATTATGATCATGATTTCAAGAAATTTTCTATCGGAAGCTATTCTATTCTCAAGCAAATTGCCTTTGCAAAAGAGTATAATATCAAATATCTTTATCCTGGGTATTGGATAAAAGATCATCATTCTATGGGATATAAGGAAAAATTTAAACCTTTTGAAGTGCTTCAAAATCGCCCTAATTTAAATGAAGATTCTATTTGGATAAAGGAGTAA
- a CDS encoding murein transglycosylase domain-containing protein, with product MLGYRDLIYNSQNLSTQQIVKKVVNKTLDTTLEATQSNTAPTLDSAINAVLEEVLDSEQLENIIKNLQANFKKIVAQLTQKVIQNWGKDDAQTASQEVYVKYTDSYLSRAEVDFAKGIISVSTLDTKNPKEALHKAIVATLLTPDDPEKVDLYSDKEVVYSGTPYLANLVKDNEGKVVLYPWRANRYATYLIDNDLKTREIEEAGKKKIVYYVQFDMVADREIQSEHKYGEYVALYAKEYGIEQALIFAIIKTESSFNPYAVSHIPAYGLMQVVPASAGRDVYKALNNKDGIPTKEMLFTPKINIQYGSTYLDILFTRYLTGIKNNLSHEYCVIAAYNTGSGNVLSVFHSDRKKAVEVINSMTSAEVYRKLRTSLKYEEARNYLLKVTNAKKEFQTAARNTNASPILLSVK from the coding sequence TTGCTAGGTTATAGAGATTTAATCTATAATTCCCAAAACCTTTCTACACAGCAAATTGTTAAGAAAGTTGTTAATAAAACTTTAGATACAACTCTAGAAGCAACGCAATCCAATACTGCTCCTACTTTAGATTCTGCTATTAATGCAGTTTTAGAAGAAGTTTTAGATTCTGAGCAATTAGAGAATATCATCAAAAATCTTCAAGCAAATTTTAAAAAAATTGTCGCACAGCTAACTCAAAAAGTTATTCAAAATTGGGGTAAAGATGATGCACAAACCGCTTCTCAAGAAGTGTATGTAAAATATACCGATTCTTATCTTTCTCGTGCGGAAGTGGATTTTGCCAAAGGGATTATTTCAGTTTCAACTCTAGATACTAAAAATCCTAAAGAAGCTTTGCATAAAGCGATTGTGGCAACTTTGCTTACTCCAGATGATCCAGAAAAAGTAGATTTGTATTCAGATAAGGAAGTGGTTTATTCGGGAACTCCTTATTTGGCGAATTTAGTTAAGGATAATGAAGGGAAAGTGGTTTTGTATCCTTGGAGAGCAAATCGCTATGCAACTTATTTGATTGATAATGATTTAAAAACAAGAGAAATAGAAGAAGCGGGTAAAAAAAAGATTGTTTATTATGTGCAATTTGATATGGTGGCAGATAGAGAGATTCAAAGTGAGCATAAATATGGTGAATATGTGGCATTGTATGCTAAAGAATATGGCATAGAACAAGCTTTGATTTTTGCTATTATTAAAACAGAAAGTAGTTTTAATCCTTATGCAGTTAGTCATATTCCTGCTTATGGACTTATGCAAGTTGTTCCTGCAAGTGCTGGGAGAGATGTTTATAAGGCATTAAACAATAAAGATGGTATTCCAACCAAAGAAATGCTTTTTACTCCCAAAATCAATATTCAATATGGCTCGACTTATTTAGATATTCTTTTTACGCGTTATTTAACAGGCATTAAAAATAATCTTTCTCATGAATATTGTGTGATTGCTGCCTATAATACAGGAAGTGGAAATGTGCTTTCGGTTTTTCATAGTGATAGAAAAAAAGCAGTTGAAGTGATTAATTCTATGACTTCAGCAGAAGTGTATCGTAAGCTTAGGACTTCATTGAAATATGAAGAAGCACGCAATTATTTATTAAAAGTTACAAATGCTAAGAAAGAATTTCAAACCGCTGCTAGAAACACAAATGCTTCTCCCATTTTGCTTAGTGTAAAATAA
- a CDS encoding DJ-1 family glyoxalase III yields MAKVLIPLGKGFEELEAISIIDVLRRVGCEVVVASLNDSLEVISQGGVKVIADASLREIDESSLDAVVFPGGWEGTQNLIASSELKEIVLKLHSNHKIIAAICAAPLALFKMGMLENCDFTCYPGIEKNIKNPNYKISKNVIQSENIITSKGPATALEFAFYLAEILVSKQKAQEIKEGMLVS; encoded by the coding sequence ATGGCAAAAGTTTTGATTCCACTTGGCAAGGGTTTTGAAGAATTAGAAGCAATTTCTATTATTGATGTTTTAAGAAGAGTAGGATGTGAAGTTGTTGTTGCTAGTTTAAATGATTCTTTGGAAGTTATTTCCCAAGGTGGTGTAAAAGTTATTGCAGATGCTTCTCTTAGAGAAATTGATGAGTCTAGTTTGGATGCGGTTGTTTTTCCAGGAGGTTGGGAAGGGACACAGAATCTTATCGCTTCTAGCGAATTGAAAGAAATTGTTTTGAAATTACACTCTAATCATAAAATCATTGCGGCTATTTGTGCTGCTCCATTAGCACTTTTTAAAATGGGGATGTTAGAAAATTGTGATTTTACTTGCTATCCAGGCATTGAAAAAAATATAAAAAATCCAAATTATAAAATTTCTAAAAATGTGATTCAAAGCGAGAATATTATCACTTCAAAAGGTCCTGCAACTGCACTAGAATTTGCGTTTTACTTGGCTGAAATTTTAGTTTCAAAACAAAAAGCTCAAGAAATCAAAGAGGGAATGTTAGTTTCTTGA
- the efp gene encoding elongation factor P: MAYSMGDLKKGLKIELEGVPYRITEYQHVKPGKGAAFVRVKMKSFLDGRVLEKTFHAGDKCEEPNLQEKSMQFLYHDGDFFQFMDNETYEQIGLSEDQVGDVAKWMIESMVVNILFHNGKAISVDVPQTVELKVVETPPNFKGDTTSASKKPATLETGAVVQVPYHVLEGDVIRVNTETGEYLDKVK, encoded by the coding sequence ATGGCTTATTCAATGGGAGATTTAAAAAAAGGCTTAAAGATTGAGTTAGAGGGTGTCCCCTATAGAATCACAGAATATCAACATGTAAAGCCTGGTAAAGGGGCAGCATTCGTGCGAGTAAAAATGAAATCTTTTTTAGATGGTCGAGTGCTAGAAAAAACTTTTCATGCTGGTGATAAATGTGAAGAACCAAATTTGCAAGAAAAGTCAATGCAGTTTCTTTACCACGATGGAGATTTCTTTCAATTTATGGACAATGAAACTTATGAGCAAATTGGCTTAAGCGAAGATCAAGTTGGCGATGTTGCAAAATGGATGATAGAATCAATGGTGGTGAATATTTTATTCCATAATGGTAAAGCAATATCGGTTGATGTGCCACAGACGGTTGAATTAAAAGTAGTGGAAACTCCACCAAATTTCAAAGGTGATACGACAAGTGCAAGCAAAAAACCAGCTACTTTAGAAACAGGTGCAGTTGTGCAGGTGCCTTATCATGTCCTAGAGGGTGATGTGATTCGTGTTAATACTGAAACAGGCGAATATCTCGATAAAGTTAAATAA
- a CDS encoding class II fructose-bisphosphate aldolase — MLVCGNTILQKANQENYGVGAFNFVNYEMLSAIFEAANLKNSPIIVQASEGAIKYMGIDMAVGMVKILASRYPYIPVALHLDHGTSFESCVRAIRAGFTSVMIDASHHPFEENLAETKKVVEVAHIAGVSVEAELGRLMGIEDNISVDEKDACLVNPQEAEEFVRESKVDFLAPAIGTSHGAFKFKGEPKLDFERLQEVKRRTKIPLVLHGASAIPDYVRASFLNTGGDLKGSKGVPFDFLKEAIKGGINKVNTDTDLRIAFMAEVRRVANEDKTQFDLRKFFAPAKEAMVKVMAERMDILGSSNKI, encoded by the coding sequence ATGTTAGTTTGCGGAAATACAATTTTACAAAAGGCTAATCAAGAAAACTATGGAGTGGGGGCATTTAATTTTGTAAATTATGAAATGCTTAGTGCTATTTTTGAAGCAGCAAATCTCAAAAATTCACCCATTATTGTGCAGGCTAGTGAGGGGGCTATTAAATATATGGGGATTGATATGGCAGTGGGAATGGTAAAGATTCTTGCTAGTCGTTATCCGTATATTCCTGTTGCATTACATTTGGATCATGGGACTAGTTTTGAATCTTGTGTTCGTGCAATTAGAGCGGGATTTACTTCGGTAATGATTGATGCTAGTCATCATCCTTTTGAAGAAAACTTAGCAGAGACAAAAAAAGTGGTTGAAGTTGCCCATATTGCAGGTGTAAGTGTGGAAGCAGAACTTGGAAGATTAATGGGAATTGAGGATAATATTTCAGTAGATGAAAAAGATGCTTGTTTAGTAAATCCACAAGAAGCAGAAGAATTTGTTAGAGAATCTAAGGTGGATTTTTTAGCTCCTGCTATTGGGACAAGTCATGGAGCCTTTAAATTTAAAGGAGAGCCAAAGCTTGATTTTGAGCGACTTCAAGAAGTGAAACGCAGGACTAAGATCCCTCTTGTTCTTCATGGTGCTAGTGCGATTCCTGACTATGTAAGAGCGAGTTTTTTAAACACAGGCGGAGATTTAAAAGGAAGTAAAGGTGTGCCTTTTGATTTCTTAAAAGAAGCAATTAAGGGTGGAATTAATAAGGTTAATACGGACACTGATTTGCGAATAGCTTTTATGGCAGAAGTTAGACGCGTTGCTAATGAAGATAAAACACAATTTGATTTGCGTAAATTCTTTGCTCCTGCTAAGGAAGCAATGGTTAAGGTTATGGCAGAGAGAATGGATATTTTAGGAAGTTCAAATAAAATTTAA
- a CDS encoding foldase protein PrsA, whose amino-acid sequence MKKILLSSVVAFSLLQGVSFAETFAKVNGDEITEKDIAALMRAMPGVSFAQLPQEAKDQVVNQAVERKLLIAQAKKEGVEKSKEFKEALESVKEDLALEVWMRQEMGKVKVSSSEIEKFYNQNKTKFVQPETAKVKHILVSSEADAKNIIADLKKAGKNVASKFEEFAKAKSKDGSAQNGGELGWIAKGQVVPEFADAAFKLNKGQYTQTPVKTQFGYHVIYVDDKRPTTTLALKDVSGQIEQNLKLTKFQENVRKEGQDLRSKAKVEIIK is encoded by the coding sequence ATGAAAAAAATACTTTTGAGTTCAGTTGTAGCATTTTCTTTATTGCAAGGCGTGAGTTTTGCAGAGACTTTTGCAAAAGTTAATGGAGATGAGATTACAGAAAAAGATATCGCAGCACTTATGAGAGCAATGCCAGGGGTTTCTTTTGCACAATTACCACAAGAAGCAAAAGATCAAGTGGTAAATCAAGCTGTCGAAAGAAAACTTTTGATTGCACAAGCCAAAAAAGAAGGTGTTGAAAAATCAAAAGAATTTAAAGAAGCCCTAGAAAGTGTCAAAGAAGATTTAGCGTTAGAAGTTTGGATGCGTCAAGAAATGGGAAAAGTAAAAGTTTCTAGCTCTGAAATTGAGAAATTCTATAATCAAAATAAAACAAAATTTGTTCAACCAGAAACTGCTAAAGTTAAGCATATTTTAGTTAGCAGTGAGGCTGATGCTAAAAATATTATTGCTGATCTTAAAAAAGCAGGTAAAAATGTTGCAAGTAAGTTTGAGGAGTTTGCCAAAGCAAAATCTAAAGATGGAAGCGCACAAAATGGTGGTGAGTTGGGTTGGATTGCAAAAGGTCAAGTTGTTCCAGAGTTTGCGGATGCAGCTTTTAAACTCAATAAAGGTCAATACACTCAAACTCCAGTAAAAACACAATTTGGATACCATGTGATTTATGTTGATGATAAACGCCCTACCACAACTTTAGCACTTAAAGATGTCAGCGGACAAATTGAACAAAATTTGAAATTAACAAAATTCCAAGAAAATGTTAGAAAAGAAGGTCAAGATTTGCGTTCTAAAGCTAAAGTGGAAATTATTAAATAA
- a CDS encoding ammonia-forming cytochrome c nitrite reductase subunit c552 encodes MQKKSPVLPILVVIAVIIIAGLLWLNSDITKKQSEGTGGISSKGFVEMSDDNPTFDHWGKNFPDYLDMYLTVETEKPISTEFGGNLAYSKLIRYPQLTILWAGYPFSLDANEERGHFWIQVDQMDTARNNKDFLNAHGFAAFGGQPTACMNCHSGWSPWLLKNVGIGDTPEEKWISFNSTKYWTMIKNVPEVEGVADHSGPHGGTRMGVTCADCHNPNDMQLRLTRQAAINALVNFRGYEPDPVTGVKASREEMRTLVCSQCHVEYYFKPTGTKVKVMGESIANDPSKKWWNGTQKTYDEIDVWRDGNKPTEIEVDGLELVFPWSEWKKNEPFRIEMFDAHYEKVRDVFDKDWAHKFTKAPMLKIQHPESELYSGGVHAANGVSCADCHMPYIRKGSKKMTQHNITSPLQDINAACKSCHTQSEEYLRQQVADIQKSVAYDLRSAEYAMVSLIEDIKVLREKLGAMPSYQTNGKPDDTKISAALKEPLELHRKGQMRGDFVGAENSTGFHNPREASRMLLQAVEMARMGQTKLVEIANANGIKDFKTSNLGFEDMQKYNPGEIRYKVDLNGHKAGERYYKHEEINGPAPKELLELDKNNKPYNYKVIDSKTSSY; translated from the coding sequence ATGCAAAAGAAATCACCTGTATTGCCAATTTTAGTTGTTATTGCAGTGATTATTATTGCAGGATTGTTATGGTTAAATAGCGATATTACTAAAAAACAATCCGAAGGAACGGGAGGAATTAGCTCAAAAGGCTTTGTAGAAATGAGTGATGATAATCCAACTTTTGATCATTGGGGTAAAAATTTCCCAGATTATTTGGATATGTATTTGACTGTGGAGACAGAGAAGCCTATTTCAACAGAATTTGGTGGAAATCTAGCTTATTCAAAACTCATTCGTTATCCACAGCTTACAATTCTTTGGGCGGGATATCCATTTAGCCTTGATGCTAATGAAGAAAGAGGGCATTTTTGGATTCAAGTTGATCAAATGGATACAGCAAGAAACAATAAAGATTTTCTAAATGCCCATGGTTTTGCAGCTTTTGGGGGACAACCTACAGCTTGTATGAATTGCCATAGCGGTTGGAGTCCATGGTTGCTTAAAAATGTAGGAATCGGAGATACTCCAGAAGAAAAATGGATTTCTTTTAACTCTACAAAATATTGGACAATGATTAAAAATGTTCCAGAAGTAGAGGGTGTTGCTGATCATAGCGGACCACACGGAGGAACAAGAATGGGGGTAACTTGTGCAGATTGCCATAATCCAAATGATATGCAATTGCGTCTTACAAGACAAGCAGCCATTAATGCATTGGTGAATTTTAGGGGTTATGAGCCAGATCCAGTAACAGGTGTAAAGGCTTCAAGAGAAGAAATGAGAACACTTGTTTGTTCACAATGTCATGTGGAGTATTATTTTAAACCAACAGGAACAAAAGTAAAAGTTATGGGTGAATCAATTGCTAATGATCCAAGTAAAAAATGGTGGAATGGCACACAAAAAACTTATGATGAAATTGATGTTTGGAGAGATGGAAACAAACCTACAGAAATCGAAGTAGATGGGTTGGAACTTGTATTCCCTTGGAGTGAATGGAAGAAAAATGAACCTTTTAGAATTGAAATGTTTGATGCACATTATGAAAAAGTAAGAGATGTGTTTGATAAAGATTGGGCACATAAATTTACTAAAGCGCCAATGCTTAAGATTCAACACCCAGAATCAGAGCTTTATAGCGGTGGTGTGCATGCAGCTAATGGTGTGAGTTGTGCAGATTGCCATATGCCTTATATTAGAAAAGGTTCTAAGAAAATGACACAACACAATATTACTTCACCATTGCAAGATATTAATGCAGCTTGTAAGTCTTGCCATACTCAAAGTGAAGAATATCTTAGACAACAAGTAGCAGATATTCAAAAATCTGTGGCTTATGATTTAAGAAGTGCAGAATATGCAATGGTAAGTTTGATTGAAGATATTAAAGTGTTACGCGAGAAACTTGGTGCAATGCCTAGTTATCAAACTAATGGCAAACCCGATGATACAAAAATTTCTGCAGCATTAAAAGAGCCTTTGGAATTGCATAGAAAAGGTCAAATGAGAGGTGATTTTGTGGGTGCTGAAAATTCAACTGGTTTCCATAATCCAAGAGAAGCAAGTCGAATGCTGCTTCAAGCTGTTGAAATGGCTAGAATGGGGCAAACTAAACTTGTAGAAATCGCTAATGCAAATGGAATTAAAGATTTCAAAACTTCTAATTTAGGTTTTGAAGATATGCAAAAATATAATCCTGGAGAGATTCGCTATAAAGTGGATTTAAATGGACATAAAGCAGGTGAGCGATACTATAAACATGAAGAAATTAATGGTCCTGCTCCAAAAGAACTTTTGGAATTAGATAAGAACAATAAGCCTTATAATTACAAGGTGATTGATTCTAAAACTTCCTCTTATTAA
- the nrfH gene encoding cytochrome c nitrite reductase small subunit, whose translation MAGLLGFLCVVIVVVGLYTFYNAKGLSYFSNDSEACNNCHIMNDVYNDWSRGAHSQKIAGKPRATCNDCHLPHSFVEKWVAKAESGIGHAYAFTFKLDVLPTNLTATQKSKDMIQENCVRCHSEMVSNVVNPTTNPHGNGSLSCVSCHASAGHKRGF comes from the coding sequence ATGGCAGGATTACTTGGATTTTTATGTGTTGTTATCGTTGTAGTAGGGCTTTATACCTTTTATAATGCAAAGGGTTTGTCTTATTTTAGCAATGATAGTGAAGCCTGTAATAATTGCCACATTATGAATGATGTTTATAATGATTGGTCAAGGGGGGCACATTCACAAAAAATAGCTGGTAAGCCACGCGCAACTTGTAATGATTGTCATTTACCGCATAGTTTTGTGGAAAAATGGGTTGCAAAAGCAGAAAGTGGGATAGGGCATGCCTATGCTTTTACTTTTAAATTAGATGTCTTACCAACAAACTTGACTGCAACGCAAAAATCCAAAGATATGATTCAAGAGAATTGTGTGCGTTGCCATAGTGAAATGGTTAGCAATGTTGTGAATCCAACAACAAATCCACACGGAAATGGGTCGCTTAGCTGTGTATCTTGCCACGCAAGTGCGGGACACAAAAGAGGTTTTTAA
- a CDS encoding trimeric intracellular cation channel family protein — protein MLLTILYIIGITAEGMTGALAAGRHNMDWFGVIFIACVTAIGGGSIRDILFGHYPLTWVAHPQYLAIVCVAALLTTKIPYFVERFEKAFLILDALGLAVFSVIGARIGMDFHPSGAMAVAGAVITGVFGGILRDIFCARIPLVFQKELYASIALFVGSLYVFLEWISQSYFVLDENFIVIFALIVGFVARIIAIRYHLGLPTFKYTPKN, from the coding sequence ATGCTTTTGACTATTTTATATATTATTGGAATCACAGCAGAGGGGATGACAGGCGCACTTGCAGCAGGGCGGCATAATATGGATTGGTTTGGGGTGATTTTTATTGCTTGTGTTACAGCCATTGGCGGAGGATCGATTCGGGATATTTTGTTTGGACATTATCCGCTTACTTGGGTAGCACATCCGCAATATCTAGCTATTGTTTGTGTAGCAGCATTGCTAACCACTAAAATCCCTTATTTCGTAGAGCGTTTTGAAAAAGCCTTTTTGATTTTGGACGCATTAGGTTTGGCGGTATTTAGCGTGATTGGTGCTAGAATTGGAATGGATTTTCATCCAAGTGGTGCAATGGCGGTTGCTGGAGCAGTAATTACAGGAGTTTTTGGAGGAATTTTGCGGGATATTTTTTGTGCGAGGATTCCGCTTGTTTTTCAAAAGGAGCTTTATGCAAGTATTGCTTTGTTTGTAGGTAGTTTGTATGTGTTTTTAGAGTGGATTAGTCAGAGTTATTTTGTGTTGGATGAAAATTTTATTGTGATTTTTGCTTTGATTGTAGGATTTGTAGCAAGGATTATTGCTATTCGATACCATTTGGGGCTTCCAACTTTTAAATATACGCCTAAAAATTAG